CTTCCAGATTCATAAAGGAAACTGATGTACTCAAAGCTATGAGGATGACCCAGAATGGGGGATCTAGGAGTAAGAattctgatgaccgaccgaaagggggttaccatcaagACAAGAAATTCAAGCAAAGCCAGCAGAACCAAGAAAGACAAGCTACTCCAATTTTCCAGAGGCTCGGTCCTAAGCCAGAGTCCAAGAGCGACCCAGGACCCACAAAACAGTACTGGGAGCCAAAGCAGGAGCCAGATCAGACTCCTTTCAACATGTCCTGGGAAGAAATCTTGAAGAAGATAAAAGACAAACCGTTTTATTATCCTCCGAAACCAATGCAAACTCCTCCAGAGAGCAGACCTGACAATAGGCAGTGCGATTATCATGAGACACATGGCCACAAGACTGAGAACtgcttatcactcaagtacttcatcGAGAACCAAGTAAAGAAAGGAAACCTGAACAAGTACTTGGTTCGGGACAACAACAACAGAGGAGAGGGGAagaaaagaggaaagaatatagTTAATGTGGTCCTAGGAGGTTCCTACTCCCCACCACGAAGCCCGGACTTTGGCAAAGAAGTACTCTTGATCCAATCACTCCCAGATATGGTGATATCCTTCAGCAATAAGGACTATAAAGGAGTCAACCCCCGCCATACTGCAGCTTTAGTTGTCACCTTGgacatctttgataatgaagtaagaagaatgTTGATAGACAACGGCTTCTCGGTAAATATTCTCTTTAAGCATACAGTGGATCGAATGCAGTTAAGGAGCATTCTCTCAAATGATTGCCGAGAGGACCCACTCTATGGGTTCGGACATAATCTAGTTCCGATCCAAGGGACCTTATACATACCTGTCATTTTTGGAACTGCTCTTAACCAAGTAACTCATGTCATCAAGTTCTATGTCATCAACACTCCTTCATCCTACAACGAAATTATTGGCAGGTCAGCTTTAACTATGATGCAAGTAATAAattcaatctcccatctcaaaATCAAGTTCCCAACACCGACTGGAGTCGGAGAAATAAAAGGAGATTATGGAGTCGTTGAAACATGCTACAACCAGGGGTTCGTCATGGAAGAAACCCACTAAGATAACAAAAGGAAGGCCACAGTCCTTCGCAAACAATAAAGCATCAAGAATCACCACCCCCGTCCAATGGAAGAAATAACAAAATAAGTCCAACTTATCGAATCAAGTCCGGATCCAGAAGCAACCAAGCTAAGTTCGGAAGAACTGAtaagcaaccaagtcatggtgGTCGACAAGGCCAATCCGGTCCTAGACCAAGCCTGTCCTACCATGCAAGCAACCAAAGACAAAGGATCAGAACAAGTTAGCTCCTATTTGAAGAGGAACTCCGAAGCCTGAGTTCATCAAATGGTCTCAACAAAAGACcaagcaaaaattgaggccgcAGTCGAAATAGAGGAAGTTCAGATTGATGAAAGCAGTCCTAACAGAAAGGTGAGAGGAAGTTCAGATTGATGAAAGCAGTCCTAACAGAAAGGTGAAAGTTGGGTCAGGACTAGAAGAGTCCTTTAGAGAAGAACTGGTGTCCTTGCTCTGGGAGTACAAAGATACGTTTTCCTGGAGTCCAAGAGACATGCCCGGACTGCACGAGTCCACAGCAATGCACAATTTGGACGTCAACCCAAACAGAAAGCCGGTCAAACAAAAAAGAAGAAACTTTGCCCCGAAGAGGCAAAAAGCAATAGATGAAGAAGTAGAAAAGTTGCTCAAAGTAGGGATTATCAAGGAAATCAAGTatccggagtggttagcaaacatTGTCATGGTGAAGAAGTCAAacggaaaatggagaatgtgtgtggactatACTGATTTGAATGATGCATTCCCGAAGGACCCATACCCTCTTCCCAATATTGATCAGCTGATAGATGCCACCTCCGGACACATCATTCTAAGCTTCATGGATGCCTTCTCCGGATAAAACCAAATCAAGATGAACCCGAAGGATATACCCAAGATAacattcataactcacagagcagtctaCGCTTATGTAATGTTGTCATTTGGACTgacaaacataggatccacttaccaaagagccATGAACCAGATATTAAAATACCAGATTGGGAGAAACTTGGAGTCCtacgtcgatgacatgattgCTAAATCAAAAACCATCCCAGGACACAAAAAGATCTAAAGGAATGTTTTGACAACCTGAGGAAGCATGAACTCAAACTGAATCCGGAGAAATGTACCTTCGGAGTAGGAGCATGCAAGTTCTTgggattcatgatcagcaaccGGGGAATAGAAGCCAACCCAGGGAAAATAAGAGCAATCCAAGAGATGAAGGCTCCCAGGacccaaaaagatgtgcagaagctagcaggatcactaGCATCACTTAGAAGATTTGTTTCAAAGCTAGTAGAGAGGTGCTTACCAttctttgatttactcaaaggagcAAAAAACAAGAGAGAGGTAAATCGGAGTCCGGAGTgccagaaggcatttgaggaGATCAAGTCCTACCTCTCCcagccaccagtcctaactaagGCCCAACCAGGAGAGCCTCTCTACCTATACTTATCAGCGGGAGCACAAGCAGTGGGAGCTGCCTTAATCCGGGAAGAGAATAGAAGACAACAACTAGTTTACTATGTAAGCCAAGTACTCAAGGATGCGGAGACCAGGTACCCAAGTTTAGAGAAATTTGCCTTCGTCTTGGTCACGACATTGAGAAAACAGAGACACTACTTCCAAGAAAGAGAAATCAGAGTGGTCACAAATCAGCCTCTAAGGAAGATAATTCACAAGCCATATGTCTCGGGAAGGCTAGTCAATTGGGCTGTGGAGTTAAGCCAGTTCAATTTAAGCTTCATCCCCAGGACTGCCATTAAAGCTCAAGCACTTGCTgatttcataatcgaatgcaacttcccGGAAGAAGAACCAGAACTAATGAACATAGATCCGAAGACAGATCAAGCGGCGAACCCAGGAGGCTGGACCTTGAAAGTAGACGGTTCTTCAATGAGCGAAAGGTCGGGAGTCGGACTCATCCCAACAAGTCCTGAGGGATTCATAATACATACAACTATATCCTTCGGCTTCCCGACAACAAACAACCAGGCAGAGTATGAAGCATTGATTGCAGGACTAAAGCTCTCCAGGACTCTAAAGGTCCAGGACTTGAAAATCTATAGCGACTCTcagatagtggtcaagcaaacaaacGAAGAATACATAGCAAATGACCCTATTCTGGCAAAATATCAAGCACTGATTCAAAGCTACCTAGATTCAATCCTGAAGTATCAAGTCCTGCAGATATGTcgagaagaaaatgaggaagcaGATATTCTATCCAAGTTAGTTCGGAACTCATCAGATCTGGACTACTCAGTCTACTTTGAAGAACTCCAAAAACCCTCCATCGAATCTGAAGAAATCTTGGAGATAGAGAGCAACCAAAACTGGATGACTCCCTTCaataattaattagataaatgaGAGCTCCCAGAAGACAAAAGCAAGGCACAAAGACTGAAAGCCAAAGCAACCAAGTTTTTCCTTGAAGAAGGATAACTTTATCGCAAGACCTTTTCCTCTCCTATTCAAAAATGTATCGGCCCAGAAGAAGCTAAGTACTGTTTAATGAAAGTCCATGAAGGGATATGCAGAGATCACATGTCCGCAAAAAAAAATAAGATCAGAAGGTAAGGCTACTATTGGCCAACTATTCACCAGGATGCATTAAAGTTTGTGAAAAAATGTAAGGAATGCCAACTCTTCAATAATGTGTCCCGGATCAGTCCAGTCCTACTTTCCTTAGTCCTATCTCCAATACCCTTTGATGTCCGGGGTATTGACATCATGGGACCCTTTCCCCAAGCCAAAGGAGATCTCAGGTACTTGTTAGTTTCAATTGATTACATGACCAAATGGGTTGAAGCAAAGGAAATGAGGACCATAAACCAGCAGGACTGCATAAAGTTCATGGACAatattttgatgaggttcgggatttCAAGAGCCCTAGTATCAGATAATGGGCCACAGTTCATCGGATCAAAATTCGAGTCCTACCTCCAGGAGCGCGGGATCAAACACAAAAAGTCATCAGTAGCATATACCCAAGGAGATGGGCAAGTGGAAGTTACCAACAGAATCCTGCTCCGAGGTATCGAGAAGAGGCTTAAAGAAAGCAAAAGTAAATGGCCAGAAGAACTGCCAAGTATGTTAtggtcctacaggacaagcccCAGGACAAGCACCAGAGAGACTCCATTTAAACTAGCTTATGACACAAAAGCAATGCTACCTATTGAGGTGGGATCTCCTTCTCACAGAGAAATAAACTTCGATGAAGAAGCTAACGAGGAAGGACTCAGAACAAACATAGAGCTAATTGATGAGGTCTGGGACCAAGCTATAGCAAAGATGGAGAGATATAAGGAGAAGACAAAAGAACATTTCAGTAAGAAGTCcagagtcaaaaacttccaagtcGGTGACTTGGTTCTTCGAGACACAGAAGCATCAGATCCTAAAAACATTGGAAATctaatgcccaaatgggaaggaccatataAGGTCAAAGAAGTCCTGAGGCCAGGAACCTACAAACGAATGAACATGGATGGCTCAGAAGTCCCCAATACCTGGCATGGACTCAGACTAAGAAATTCTACCAATAGAAAGAagcaaacaaagcaaccaaaatcTTGTAGCCTATATGGTAAACAACCAGTTTATATCTTGTATGAATGAAGTCTCAGATTAATGAAAAGAATTTCTCTATATTACATTTTCTTAGATTTATCCAAAATATAATCCACTAGTCCTGACAAAcaatgtgtaataaccccaatttttggaattttttttgaaacccttatgaatagtgattttgcagattatgctgaatgagaaaacttttcatgccacactacgtaggggttctggtatggatattctgagattttattagtactctatatggtatataagtgtatgtaaagatcgtcagaatccaattccgaacactttgatttttcccggaaatccactagatacgaaaagaattgagtataaggtaacaagataagaaagatttaaattaaaggattataagagaggatcataaaaggaatataatatattgagaaaggttaagggaacctaagtaataagatcccgggtatgatccctcaaacgataaacgaaaacgaaagttaagcgaaccgtataacagatcagcggtcattaggcaaacaattaggaagttaatcaaagagattagaggggatgatgtcatccaaccaatgggaagaggacaaaaagggaaggatgacatcacaggatgacctaagcatgacataagggaaggaggtgtggttgattaataaccacacaaatttcatggttaaaaaggtaatttaccaaagtcaaaagctagtaaccaagcaaacaactcacaaaacacaaagatgtttcatttcttcatcttgctctcggctttcaaggaaaaagcaagaaagaaaaattcaaaatcaagatccaaccattgttaaatcacaaggtaattatccaaggtcccttatgattagttatagctatcctataagtttgagcttctaattcatccacaatctcttcctaaaaatcatggaagaagatggtgaatagtgtttttcaagaactaaaaattttgttcttgaagttttgtttagtttaagcttggataaggactgtaagggtgattccaagccattctcttgattctccactctccaaggaaggtataaactccaaaccctagctttagctttgaataattaggaatgaatatgattgatatagtatatgtg
This sequence is a window from Apium graveolens cultivar Ventura chromosome 9, ASM990537v1, whole genome shotgun sequence. Protein-coding genes within it:
- the LOC141684918 gene encoding uncharacterized protein LOC141684918 — its product is MRMTQNGGSRSKNSDDRPKGGYHQDKKFKQSQQNQERQATPIFQRLGPKPESKSDPGPTKQYWEPKQEPDQTPFNMSWEEILKKIKDKPFYYPPKPMQTPPESRPDNRQCDYHETHGHKTENCLSLKYFIENQVKKGNLNKYLVRDNNNRGEGKKRGKNIVNVVLGGSYSPPRSPDFGKEVLLIQSLPDMVISFSNKDYKGVNPRHTAALVVTLDIFDNEVRRMLIDNGFSVNILFKHTVDRMQLRSILSNDCREDPLYGFGHNLVPIQGTLYIPVIFGTALNQVTHVIKFYVINTPSSYNEIIGRSALTMMQVINSISHLKIKFPTPTGVGEIKGDYGVVETCYNQGFVMEETH